CTGCGCCGCCGGGCGCTGGGCGAGACGATCCCGGTAGGCGACCAGGTGAGGATAGGCCTCGATCACGCCCGCAAGGGTCAGCAGCACCGTGCCGTGGCCGAAGATCACGTCTGGCAGGGTGAAGGCCTCGCCGAGCACGTAGCTGTTGCGCGCCAGATGCGCGTCGAGCACCTGTAGTCCCGGCTTCATCGCGGCGATGGCCTGCTGGCGCTTTTCCGGGTTCGGTGCCAGGAAGCCATGGCGGAAAACGTCCACCCCATAGCGGTCGAAGTCGCTGGCGGCGTGGAACAGCCAGGTCCAGTACTGCTGCCGCGCCGGTGTGCCCGGCGGCGGGATCAGGTCGTGTCCGGCGTGGCTCTCGGCCAGGTGCTGGCAGATGGCGACCGACTCGAACATGGCGGCGTCGCCCCATTGCACCGTCGGCACATGGCAGAACGGATTGAGGTTGCGGTACTCGTCGGCGAGGTGATCGCCGCCGCCGTAGCTCAATCGCCGCTCGTCCAGGGGAAGGCCGAGCTCATGGGCGGTCCAGCGCACCCGGGCGGAGCGGTCGAACGGAGCGAACGAATACAGCGTCATGGCGTCGGTCATCGGGATACCTCGGGCTGGTCAAGGGAAAAAGTACGATTGCGTACGGTTGGCCGGATGCAGCCATCCTCGCCATCCACGCCGGCGGATCCAGAGCGGAAAACGCCAGCACCGGCGGACCTCGCCCGGGTGCCACCTTTCGTCGTCCCGAAGCCCCGGACGAATGGCCCGTACGCGCCCGTGCAGTCGTCATCGAAGCCCGATATAGTCGGCGGCCATGCCGGCCATGTGTGCCGGTAGCGGGGTCGTCCGCGAGGAATGGCGGCGATCCTGGCGAAGCCCGGCAGCTTCGCATCCGGGATGGGATCGCCCATGCCCGCACCTTCCGGCTCAGCCCGGTTGCTCGCTGCGACGATTCGGCGCGGATGTCGCCTGATCGCGTCTTTCTTTAGGGGGTATCACCAGATGTCTTACGGGATTGGGGCGCTGCGCGGCATCGCGCTGGCGTCGGTATTGGCCGCGGCGACGGCTGCGCAGGCCGATACGGCGATTTTCATCAATGAATTCCACTACGACGATTCGAGCAGCCCTGACGCCGGCGAAGCCATCGAGGTGGCCGGGCCGGCGGGTACGGATCTGACCGGCTGGTCGATCGTCCTGTACAACGGCTCGGGCGGTGCGCCCTACGCCACCCTGACCCTGAGCGGCACGATCCCGACACAGTGCGGCGCCTACGGCACCGTGAATGTGCCGGCAGTCGGCCTGCAGAACGGTTCACCCGACGGGTTCGCGCTGGTCAACGGAACCAGCGTGGTCCAGTTTCTGAGCTACGAGGGCACGTTCCAGGCCGCCGGCGGGCCGGCCGGCGGCATGACCAGCGTCGACATCGGCCGCTCCGAAAGCAATAGCACGGCGCCGGGCACCTCGCTGCAACTGACGGGCACCGGCAGCGAGTACGGCGATTTCGCCTGGCAGCCGTCGGCGACCGCGTCGTTCGGTAACTGCAACGTCGGACAGAGCTTCGGACCACCGGTCGACCATCCGCCGCGCGTGGCTTCCACGTCGCCGGTACCCAATGCCTCCGGCGTCGCCGTCACGGCAAACATCGACATTACCTTTTCCGAAGCCGTGACCCTGGGCGCGACCTGGTACGACATCCAGTGCAACCTCAGCGGCGCCCACGCCGCGTCGGTGAGCAACACCGGTCTGACGTATCAGCTGGATCCCACCGTCGACTTCGCCTCCGGCGAAACCTGCACAGTGACCGTGCGGCGCGACCAGGTGACCGATACGGATCCGCCGGCCGATCCGATGGTGGCCGATCACGTCCTGACGTTCTCCACCCTGGGCGACCTGCCGCCGACCGTCGCCAGCAGCGCGCCCGCCAACAACGCCAGCGCATTCCCGCTGGCCGGCAATCTGCAGATTACTTTCAGCGAAGCGGTCACGCTGGACGATGGCTGGTACACGCTCAGCTGCGCCACCTCGGGCACGCATACTGCCGTGCAGACGGGCAGTGGTGCGGGCTACACCCTGAATCCGGCGACGGACTTCACGCCGCTGGAGCAGTGCACCTGGACGATTCTTGCCGATCACGTCCACGATACCGATGGTGTAGCGCATGCAATGGCCGCCGATCGCGTCGTCACGTTCACGACGGCCGGCGACACCAGCAATTACTACGCCGGCGTCGACACCAGTTCGGGCCCCGCGCTCAAGGCCTGGTTGCACAATCGCATCAAGAACCACGTGGCGTTCCCCTATTCGGATGACGTCAATCCGGATACATGGAATGTCCTTGAAGCGGCGGACCAGGATCCCGGCGATACGTCCAAGGTGCTCGATGTCTACAAGAACGAGAGCTACGCGAAGGTGGGTGCCGGCAACAGCAACTACAACCGCGAACACACCTGGCCCAATTCGTTGGGTTTTCCGAATGCGAGCGTGAATTCCGCGGTCAATCCGCCCTACACGGATTGCCACATGCTCTACATCTCGCACATCGGCTACAACGCCGACCGCGGTAACAGCCCCTACGGCAACTGCGCCTCGTGCACCGAGCGTCCGACGACGCTCAACCACGGTGTCGGCGGCGGCAGTGGTGCTTATCCGGGCAATTCCAACTGGTTCAACGCGAACACGTTCGAGACCTGGAACCATCGCCGGGGCGATGTGGCGCGCGCCGTGCTGTACATGGCGGTGCGTTACGAGGGGGGCATGAATGCAGCGAACGTCATGGAGCCGGACCTGGAGCTGACCGACACGCGCTCGCAGATCGTGCAGACCAACGCGCAGCCGACAGGTGCGGTGGCCTATATGGGTTTCAAATCGGTGCTGCTGGACTGGAACGATCAGGATCCCCCGGATGCGCGCGAGCAGCTGCGCAACGACGTGGTGTATTCCTACCAGACCAACCGCAATCCGTTCATCGACCACCCGGAATGGGCGCGCTGCGTGTTCAACAACACGGGGTGCCCGGTGCAGCAGGACGGCATCTTCGCGGACGGCTTTGATCCCTGACGGACACAGGCGGGGTGGCCGGCACCGGCCACCCCGGCGTTCAGAGCGTGCGGTAGATGTATTGCAGGATGTCCAGCCAGTACACCGCCTGGTAGATCAGCGCAAAACCCAGCACCGGCACCGTGAGCAGCCCGATGCGATGGTGGCGTTCACGCAATGCGGCGCGAACGTAGCGGAAAAAGGCCAGCACAGAACCCAGCAGCCAGATGACACCCAGCCCGAAGCCAGCAACGATGGCGGGGTGGAAGGGCGAGCGCGGTGTTGCCGCGAGCCATTGGGAAAACAGCACGGTCGTCGGCCAGAGCAGCACGGCGGCTGCCGCCAGTGCGAGTAGGCCGAAGCCGACTACGTAGGGTATTTCGTCGGACTCGAGCGGGCGCGACGAACTGGCTCCCCAGGCCGCCGCTGCGAATGATCCGAGCAAGGCGGACGTCCACGCGCCCCGCGCGAATGCCGGCGATCCGTAGGCCAGCGACAACAGGCCGACCAGTACGGCAGAACTGAAGAGCGCGACGCCCAGTCCCGTGGCGACCAGCTTTCGATCGGAAGGCGTAATTTCCGTGTGCATGCGCCATTGCTCCGTTCACGGCATGGCGCGTCGGGCGCCATGCCGTGTTTGGCTGGATTACAGCGCCGCCAGGCGCTCGGCCTGTTCGCGCAGGCCCGACAACGTCGTGCTGAATTCCGCCAGGCGCTGGCGTTCCTGGTCGACCACGGCCGCGGGCGCATTGGCGACAAAGCTCTCATTCGACAGCTTGCCGTTGCACTTGCCGATCTCGGCCTGGATCCGGCCGATTTCCTTGGCCAGGCGCGACTTCTCGGCGTCGACGTCGATCAGGCCGGCCAGGGGGATGAGCAATTTCAGGTCGCCGATGATCGCGGCCGAGGCGGCCGGCTCCGATTCGCCGGCTTCCAGCCAGCGCTGCGATTCCACCCGGGCCAGGAAGCCGATCTGCGATCCGAACTTGGCCGAACGCGCGCGATCGCTGGCGTTGCCGCCGGCAAACAAAAGCGGAATGGTCTTGCCCGGTGCGAGATTCATCTCGCTGCGGATGCGTCGCAGGTTGGACACCACGGCCTTGAGCCACTCGATTTCCGCCTCGGCGCTGTTGTCGAGCGCGATGTCCGCGGCGCGCGGATAAGACTGGCGCGAAACCGTTGGCGCATCGATGCCCAGCTTGGGCGCGATGTTTTGCCAGATCTCCTCGGTGATGAAGGGAATCAGCGGGTGCAGGCCGCGCAGCAGGGCTTCCAGCACGAACAGCAGGGTGTGGCGCGTGGAATCGGCGGCAGCGGCGTCGTCGCCATTGAGCGCCGGCTTGGCCAGCTCCAGGAACCAGTCGCAGAACTCGTTCCAGGTGAACTCGTACAGCGCCTGGGAGACGAGGTCGAAGCGGTACGCGGCGAACTGGGTTTCCACTTCCGCCAGGCAGTGATTGAGGCGGCTGAGAATCCACTTCTCCGCCTCGGTCACCGCGGCCGGTGCGGCACCCGCCGGCGCCGCGTAGTTCTCGCAGTTCATCAGCACGAAACGCGCGGCATTCCACAGCTTGTTGCAGAAGTTCTTGTAGCCGCCGCAGCGGTCCAGGTCGAACTTGATGTCGCGGCCGTGGGTGGCGAGCGAGGCGAAGGTGAAGCGCAGCGCATCAGCGCCGAATGCGGGAATGCCGCCGCTGAAATCCTTGCGCGTGGCCTGTTCGATCTTCTTGGCCATCTGCGGCTGCATCAGGCCGCCGGTGCGCTTGGCGACGAGTGCTTCCAGGTCGATGCCGTCGATCAGGTCCAGCGGGTCGAGGATGTTGCCCTTGGACTTGGACATCTTCTGACCGTCCTTGTCGCGCACCAGACCCGTGATGTAGACGTCGCGGAAGGGCACCTGGCCGGTGAAGTGATCGGTCATCATGATCATCCGGGCGACCCAGAAGAAGATGATGTCAAAGCCCGTCACCAGCACCGAGGTGGGCAGGTAGCGGTCAAAGCCGCGCTCGGCCATGGCTGTTTCGTCCGGCCAGCCCAGCGTCGAGTGGGCCCACAGGGCCGAGGAGAACCAGGTCTCCAGCACATCCGCTTCGCGCTGCAGCGCCGGCGCAGTGCCACCGTTCTTGGCGGCGGCCTGGGCGATGGCACCGGCTTCGTCGCGCGCCACGTAAGCGTTGCCGGCCTCGTCGTACCAGCAGGGAATGCGGTGGCCCCACCACAGCTGGCGGCTGATGCACCAGTCCTGGATGTTGCCCAGCCAGTGGCGGTAGGTGTTGATCCAGTTCTCGGGCACAAAGCGAACTTTCCCGCTTTCCACCAGTTCCAGGCCGCGGCTGGCCAGGCCGTCCATCTTCACGAACCACTGCCACGTCAGGTAAGGCTCGATCACCTGGCCCGTGCGGTCGCCGCGCGGCACCTGGAGCTTGTGCTTCTTCTCCTCGACCAGGAGGCCGGCGGCCTCCAGGTCGGCGAGCACGACCTTGCGCGCGTCGTAGCGGTCCAGCCCGCGGTACTTCGCCGGCGCGTTGTCGTTGATCTGCGCGTCGTCGGTGAAGATGTTGATCGGGGTGAGGTTGTGGCGCTGGCCGATGGCGTAGTCATTGAAGTCGTGCGCCGGCGTGATTTTCACGCAGCCGGTACCGAACTCGCGCTCGACATAGTCGTCGGCGATGATCGGGATCAACCGGTCGGTCAGTGGCAGCCTGAGGGTCTTGCCGATGAGGCCGGCGTAACGCTCGTCTTCCGGATGCACGGCAACGGCGACGTCGCCCAGCATGGTTTCCGGGCGGGTGGTGGCCACCACCAGCGAGTCGCTGCCGTCGGCCAGCGGGTAGCGGATCGACCAGAGCTTGCCGTCTTCTTCCTCGCTGACGACTTCCAGGTCGGAAATGGCGGTCTTGAGCACCGGGTCCCAGTTGACCAGCTTCTGGCCGCGGTAGATGAGGCCCTGCTCGTACAGGCGCACGAAGGTTTCGACGACGGCCTGGGACGGAATCGCATCCATGGTGAACGCGGTGCGCGACCAGTCGCCCGAAACGCCCATGCGGCGCATCTGGCGCTCGATGGTGTCACCCGATTGCTGCTTCCATTCCCACACCCGCTCGATGAATGCATCGCGGCCGAGCTCGTTGCGGGTCTTGCCTTCGGCACCGAGCAGGCGGGTTACCACCATCTCGGTGGCAATGCCGGCGTGGTCGGTGCCCAGCTGCCAGAGGGTGTCGTAACCGCGCATGCGGTGGTAGCGGATCAGCGTGTCCATGATGGTGTGCTGGAACGCATGACCCATGTGCAGGGTGCCGGTCACATTCGGCGGCGGCAGCAGGATCGCGTAGGGTTCGCCGGTGCCCGAGGGCTTGAACCAGCCGTTGGATTCCCACTGCGCGTACCACTTCGACTCGATCTGGCCCGGTTCGAAACTCTTGTCCATGACGTAAATGACCTCGGCCCGGACACTGCGCACCCGGGCGGCAAACGGAAAGGAATGGGCCGATTGTAGCGGGGCGGGGGGCGTGGGCCCAAACCCGCCCGTCCGGCTCGGCAGGACGCCGCTATTCCAAGGCCCCGCGGGGCGCCGCTACACTCGGGTCGACGAGGCTGCCGATGGGGGATCGCATGAGCGTCAATACCACCGATCTGGCCAAGCTCTATCCGCTGGACTCCCTGCGTCCGGAAAACCTCGAGCAGCTGGCGCGCGAGGCGGCGAGCGAGGAATTCGGAAAAGGCGCCGTGCTGTTTACCGCCGGCGAGACTGACGAGCAGACGATCTTCGTACTGGCCGGCCGGATCCGCGGCGACTACCCCGACGGCAAGATCAAGGAAACCGACGCGGCCACACTGCAGGGCCGTTACGCCCTGGGCGACATGCAGCCGCGCCGTTTCACGGCCACCGTGACCTCCATCAGTGCCACGATCGTGCGGCTGGACCGGCGCTACATGGAAAAGATCATCTGCTGGGACCAGCTTTCCAGGGCCGAAAACTTCAAGCACTACGATCCCGCGCCCGAGGCCAACCGTTGGGTGTTCCGCCTGCTCCAGTCGCGAGTGATGCACAAGTTGCCGACGGCCGGCATCGAACGCATGTTCCAGCGCTTCGAGCAGGTGGATGTCCGCGCCGGCGAAGTGATCGTGCGCGAGGGAGAGGAGGCGGACTACTTCTACGTCATCAAGGATGGGGCCGCGTCGGTCTCGAAAAGCCTGGAAACCGGCGATTCCGTCGTGGCCTACCTGGTGCGCGGCGACAGCTTCGGCGAGGACGCCCTGCTGGCCAACACTGTGCGCAACGCGACCGTCACCATGATCAAGGACGGAAAGCTCATGCGCCTGGCCAAGCGGGGATTCGACGAGGTCATGAAGCCGCCCGCGGTGGACTGGCTCACGCCCGGCAAAGCCTCGATCATGGCCCGCCAGGGCGCTGTCGTGCTGGACGTGCGCATGCCCGAGGAGTTCCAGCAGCGTGCGATCAAGGGGGCGATCAATACACCCTTGTATACCTTTCGCGAAACCGTGGCCGAGTTCGACCGCGGCAAGAAATACGTGATCTATTGCAACACCGGCGAGCGCAGCGCGGCGGCGGCGTTCATCATGTCCAAGATGGGATTTGACGCCTACGCCCTTCAGGGCGGCATCTCCGGCATGATCAAGCAGATCGACCGCAAGCCGGAAGCGCAGGCCAAGGTCGACTGAAGCGCGGCCGCAGCGGCGGCCGCGCGGTACCGCTTACTGCATCAGCTGGTCGCCGATCAGCACCACGTCGGCCGGCCGGGCGGCGAACAGCCCGACACACACCACGCCGACGATCTGGTTCAGATCCCGCTCGAGCGCGACCGGGTCGAGGATCGTGAGGTTGTGCACGTCCAGCACCCAGTTGCCGTTGTCGGTCACCACGCCTTCGCGCCACACCGGCTGGCCGCCGCGCTTGACCAGTTCCCGCGCCACGTAGCTGCGTGCCATCGGGATGACCTCGACCGGCAGCGGGAACTTGCCGAGTACGTCCACGCGCTTGGCCGGGTCGATCATGCAGACGAACCGGTCGGAGGCCGCGGCGATAATCTTCTCGCGCGTGAGTGCGGCGCCACCGCCCTTGATCAGGCGCCGGTGCGGATCGCATTCGTCGGCGCCGTCCACGTAGAGCGGTACCGTGCCGACGCTGTTGAGGTCCACGACGCGGATGCCGCGCTCCTTGAGCAGTTCCGTCGAACGCTCGGAGCTGGAGACGGCGCAGTCGATGCGGTCGGCCATCTTGCCCAGTTCATCGATGAAATAGGCGACGGTCGACCCGGTGCCCACGCCGACGACGCTGCCGTCCTCGACATAGGTGATGGCTTTCTGCGCGGCCAGGCGCTTCTGTTCTTCGCGGTTCATGGGGGGCTCTGTGAAGTGTTTGGAGGTGAGGCGGGTGGCGTATCGGCACTATTCCAGCGCGAGGATGAAGTCCCATTCGGATTTGGCGACCGGCATCACCGACAGGCGGTTGCCGCGCTTGACCAGGGCCAGGTCTTCCAGTTCGCCGTGCGTCTTGAGTTCGGCCAGCGTCACGGTGCGGCGCAGCTTGCGTTCGAAGGCCACGTCGACCATGAGCCAGCGCGGCTCCTCGCGCGTGCTGGCGGCGTCGTAGTAGTCGCTGGCGGCGTCGAACTGGGTCGGGTCCGGATAGGCCGCCGAGGCGATCCGGGCAATGCCCACGACGCCCGGTTCATCGCAATTGGAGTGGTAGAACAGCACGCCGTCGCCGACTTTCATCCCGTCGCGCATGAAATTGCGCGCCTGGTAGTTTCGTACACCGTTCCACGGTTCCACTTTTTTCTTCGCCAGCGCGTCGATGGAAAACTCGTCCGGTTCGGATTTCATCAGCCAGTAGCGCATGGGTACTCCGCAATCGTGTGAAGGCAGGCAGCCGTTACTGCGGCGCCTCGCAGGAAATCAGTTCGGATTCGGTGGCGATGAAGTCGAGCTTGACGTCCCAGGGGGCCTCGTCGAGGGCGTCGACTTCCTGGAAGGCATAGCCCACGCCGACCAGCAGCGGTTCGGTCGGCCGGTCCTGCCCGTGCAGGAAGGCGAAACTCGTATCGTAGAAGCCGCCGCCGTAACCCAGGCGATTGCCGCGACGATCGAACGCCAGCAGGGGCACCAGCACGAGCTGGATAGCGGCCGGGTCGACCAGCTGGGCGGTTTCGGCCGCCGGTTCCGGGATGCCGAACCGGTTCGGGACGATGGCGGTGTCGTTGCGGTACGGGGCGAAGCGCAGCTGGCGGCGTGCACCGGCGATCGGCAGATAGAACTGCCTGCCGCGGCGCCAGGCGTCCGCGACGACCAGATGCAGCGACAGCTCGCCATTGACGGCGAAATAGCCGGCGATGTGCTGGTCGATGGTCAGCTCGGGAAGCTGCCGCAGCTGGGTCATCAGTCCCTGGGCGGCCTGGATGCGGGCACCGGCGCCCAGGCGGGCGCGTTCCTCGCGCATGCGGGCGCGCAGGGCATGTCGCTCCGGGCTGATCTCGGTCATGCGGCACGACTCTAGTGGGGCAGGGCTCCACGCGCGCCGGAATACGGTCGGCGGAGCGTCCAGCCCTGCATCCCGCATACTGCTCCGCACGCGCCAGGAGCGGCGTGCAGGGCGGCGGGAGACACGGCTGTCAGGAGAGGAGGACGTCCTCCGCCACGCCGATGCGCACTTAACGACCTTGAACCCCAGTAACAGGTGGGACAGCTCGCGAGATCTCAGGCTTTCCGCTCATGACGGACTTGCACACCGACCTCAGCACCGCAAACCCGGGGTAGTCGATTAGGAACAAGGCAAATGTTTGATGCGCTGTCGTACGCGGCAGAGAACGACGGCGCCTATTTTACGGATGCACTGAGCACACCTTCAAGCTTGTGTTTCAGGGCCTGCACGTGCTGTGCCACATCACTGGCATCGGTGGCACCCTGTTGCTTGAGATTGATCAGTTCGTGCGTGATGTTAAGCGCGGCTAACACGGCGATGCGATCCAGGCCCGGCGCGCGGATGGCATTGCGGACTTCACGCATCTTCCCGTCCAGGTAGGCCGCGGCGGCGATCAGGCCGGGACGCTCCTCCGCGGTGCAGGCGATGAGGAATTCGCGATCGAGAATGCTGACCGAGACCGGGTCGCTCATGGAATCCTCAGGCGTTCTGTTCCAGCGATTTCAGCCGCGCGATCATGGCCTCGACCCGGATGCGCGCCTGTTCGTTCTTCGATAGCAGGACGGCTCGTTCGTTGGCCAGCTGTTCCTGGCTCTGGCGCAGGCTGCGGTTTTCTTCCGTCAGACGCTGGCACAGCTCGACCAGGCGGTCGATGCGGGCGCTGATTTCGCGGAGATCCGCGAGGGTGGAGTCGGAACCGGACATGGCTGGAATATAGCAGAGCCCCGGGTGCTGGCAATGACGACGCCTTCACTGGCCGGCGGGTGCACCGGAAGCCTGGCTGGCGGTGGTCGTACCGGTGCGCCGCGCCGTCAGGAACTCCAGGCAGCGCTCGGCCGGCAAGGGCAATGACAGGAGATTGCCCTGGATCTCGTCGCAGCCCTGCTCGCGCAGGTAATCCAGTTGCTCGGAGGTTTCCACGCCCTCGGCGATCACATTCAGCCCGAGCGAGTGGGCCATGGTGATGATGGTGGCAGTGATGGCCTCGTCGTCCGGGTCGGAGGTGATGTCGCCGACGAACTCCTTGTCGATCTTGAGCGTATCGATCGGCAGGCGCTTGAGGTAGGCCAGCGAGGAATAACCTGTTCCGAAGTCGTCGATTGCCAGCGAGACACCGACGGACTTGAGCTCGTTGAGCGTACGCACCGATTGCTCGGCGTTCTCCATGATCGTGCTCTCGGTCAGTTCCAGCTCAATCTGGTTGGGCACGATATCGTGCTCGGCGAGGATGTCGCACAGGCGCCGCGTCAGCTCGCCGCGCAGCAGCTGCAGCACGGAAACGTTGACAGCCATCACCACATCGCGGATGCCGTGATCCCGCCACGCGGCGAGGGTGGCGCAGGCGCGGTCGAGTACGAAGTCGCCGATGTCGATGATCAGGCCGGCCTCTTCCGCCAGCGGAATGAACAGGGCCGGGGAAACCTCGCCGAGGTCTTCGCTACGCCAGCGGATCAGGGCTTCCACGCCGACGATGCGCGAATCGGCCAGCGCCATCTTGGGCTGGAACACGAGGCGGAATTCGCCGCGTTCCAGTCCCTTGCGCAGGGCGCCGATGATGGTGGCGCGGCGGCGCGCCGCGGCGTCCATGTCCGACGTGTATACTTTGTATGTGTTGCGCCCGGCTTCCTTGGCCTGGTACATGGCCGTGTCGGCGTACTTGAGCAGGTCCGTGGGCACCTGGCCGTGGTCCGGGTACAGGCTGATGCCGATCGACGGGGAGATCACCACTTCCTGGCCCGCATCCAGCTCCAGCGGATGGGCGAACGCTTCCAGGAGTTTCGCGGCGACGTGTTCGGCCTCGACGCCGTCGCGCACATCTTCCAGCACCACGGTGAATTCATCGCCGCCCAGGCGTGCCACGGTATCCGTGTCGCGCACGTGCGAGCGCAGGCGGGAGCCGGCGGCCTTGAGCATCCGATCCCCGGCCGCGTGACCCATGGAATCGTTGACATGCTTGAAGCGGTCCAGGTCCAGGAACAGCACGGCGACGCGCCGGCCGTGGCGCCGTGCGCGCATGATGGCGTGGCCCAGGCGTTCGCCCAGGAGGGTGCGGTTGGGCAGGCCCGTCAGGGTGTCGTAGTTGGCCAGGTAGCGCAGCTCCTGCTCGGCACGCTTGCGGTCGGTGATATCCGACAGCACGCCGACGAAGTGCGTGCGCGTGCCGTGGGCATCGCGCACTTCGGCCAGTTCCAGCCAGCTGAGAAATTCCTCGCCGTCTTTGCGCCGCTGCCACAGTTCGCCGCGCCAGTGGCCCGTCTGGCTGAGCGTTTCGCGCATCTGCTCGTAGACCTCCGGCGCGTGCTGCGGCGAATTGAGGATGGCCGCGTTGCGGCCCGCGACTTCCTCTTCGCGGTAGCCGGTCATGCGCGTGAAGGCGAGATTGACCGAGGTGAAGTGGTAGTCCAGGTCGGTCACCGTGACCGCCTCGGTCATGTTGCGGATCACTTCTGCAGCGATGCGGCGTTCGCGATCGGCCAGGCGCGTGGCCGTGATATCGCGCGCGGTACCACAGATGCGCATCGGCTGGCCTTCACTGTCGCGCTCGACGATCTTGCCGCGCGACAGTACCCAGACCCATTCGCCGTTGGCGTTGGCGATGCGGTGCTCGGACTCGAAATGATCGCTCACGCCGCTGATGTGGTCAGCCAGGGTGCGGTCGACCCGGCTCAGATCGTCCGGGTGCACGGCAAAATTGCGCCAGTCGTCCGCGGAAACGGTTTCTTCGGCGGTCTTGCCCAGGAGTTCGTCGGCGCCGAACCGGTACAGGCGGCCCTGGCGCATGTCGAAATCCCAGAACTCGTCGCCCGAACCCCACAGGGCCAGGCGCAGCCGGTCCTCGCGCTCGCGCAGTTCGTTCTGGTGGCGCAGTTCCTCGCGCCGCTTGGTGCGCCGCTCGCGCCAGATGATGGCAATGACGAAGGCCGCGCTCACGGCATACAGTGCCTGCATCCAGCGTGAGGCCCACCAGGGCGGCACGATGACGAACGACAGCGAAGCGCCCGCCTCATTCCAGATGCCTTCGGAGTTACTGGCGCGAACCCGGAATTCGTAGCGGCCGGGGTCGAGATTGGTGTACGTCACGTCGTGACGGGCGCTGCCGTCGATCCAGTTCTCGTCGAATCCTTCCAGTTTCCAGGCGAACCGGTTCCGTTCCGGCGCCGCGAAATCCAGCGCGGCGAACTCGAAGCGGACCAGGCGTGCTGACTGCGGCACACGCCACACCTGATTGTCCGGCACGGCCGGCAGGGTACTTCGCTCGGTGCCGATGCTCAGCGCCGTGAGCACGACCGGCGCCACGAACCGGCGCTGCGTCAACGCGTCGGGCCGCACGACATTGGTGCCATTGATGCCGCCGAAGAGCAGCTCGCCGTCGGGGGCGGCAAAGGCGGCGCCGCCATTGAATTCGTAGGCCTGCAGGCCGTCCTTGAGCGAGAAATTGCGGATCTGCCGGTTGCGCGTGTCGTAGCGCGAGATGCCGCGGTTGGTCGACAGCCACAGGGCGCCGTGCCGG
This genomic stretch from Tahibacter amnicola harbors:
- a CDS encoding 5-formyltetrahydrofolate cyclo-ligase, whose protein sequence is MTEISPERHALRARMREERARLGAGARIQAAQGLMTQLRQLPELTIDQHIAGYFAVNGELSLHLVVADAWRRGRQFYLPIAGARRQLRFAPYRNDTAIVPNRFGIPEPAAETAQLVDPAAIQLVLVPLLAFDRRGNRLGYGGGFYDTSFAFLHGQDRPTEPLLVGVGYAFQEVDALDEAPWDVKLDFIATESELISCEAPQ
- a CDS encoding cell division protein ZapA; its protein translation is MSDPVSVSILDREFLIACTAEERPGLIAAAAYLDGKMREVRNAIRAPGLDRIAVLAALNITHELINLKQQGATDASDVAQHVQALKHKLEGVLSASVK
- a CDS encoding TIGR02449 family protein, coding for MSGSDSTLADLREISARIDRLVELCQRLTEENRSLRQSQEQLANERAVLLSKNEQARIRVEAMIARLKSLEQNA
- a CDS encoding EAL domain-containing protein, whose translation is MTGLQGLVGPGFRRAWRQLASLALLCLAHAAPAAQRTYYFDSLGSEQGLQQNTIGAIHQDRAGFIWIATQGGLHRYDGYGFRVFEHSAGNVDSLPENFVTAITEDEHATIWVGTNASGLARVDPVSGKAATLPAANATAATARANSISALWYEAGRGLWVGSRDGIDLVDPKTGRRHNVFRFDLDGLPLRPVRRFVPAAGGILYAPTSQGLLRIQRDTGAVERLRAPELDRVLTATVSRNGVLYAGTLNGLFRVNSDGSKAERLWPKAEPANVWDIAEDRDGKLWLAIRGAGLANYDPGTSQSEWLHHQRDLPGSLPEEFITTLMVDRSGLLWIGGEARGVATTRPGGVVFSWLLDLEPPKDRVNKNVVSALWTDSTEFIWIGTEGDGLKRYDRQRDRFEDWNEPLAKALGFKTAPSEFRIHAIVGSGTGRLWLGSSHGLLELDPKTRQGSVAPISVLAGAGLVASGESEVRSLIRGTDGDLWLGTRTHGLIRYKPGSPTPQTWQHDDANPASLPHNMVLALRQDRQGRLWVGTLDGLALLDTTTGTLRLLPQDESVEGSLAGNLVRTIHESADGTIWVGTHSGLNRLLKLDDHGARFSRVLTRDGLASSTIYGILEDRHGALWLSTNRGISRYDTRNRQIRNFSLKDGLQAYEFNGGAAFAAPDGELLFGGINGTNVVRPDALTQRRFVAPVVLTALSIGTERSTLPAVPDNQVWRVPQSARLVRFEFAALDFAAPERNRFAWKLEGFDENWIDGSARHDVTYTNLDPGRYEFRVRASNSEGIWNEAGASLSFVIVPPWWASRWMQALYAVSAAFVIAIIWRERRTKRREELRHQNELREREDRLRLALWGSGDEFWDFDMRQGRLYRFGADELLGKTAEETVSADDWRNFAVHPDDLSRVDRTLADHISGVSDHFESEHRIANANGEWVWVLSRGKIVERDSEGQPMRICGTARDITATRLADRERRIAAEVIRNMTEAVTVTDLDYHFTSVNLAFTRMTGYREEEVAGRNAAILNSPQHAPEVYEQMRETLSQTGHWRGELWQRRKDGEEFLSWLELAEVRDAHGTRTHFVGVLSDITDRKRAEQELRYLANYDTLTGLPNRTLLGERLGHAIMRARRHGRRVAVLFLDLDRFKHVNDSMGHAAGDRMLKAAGSRLRSHVRDTDTVARLGGDEFTVVLEDVRDGVEAEHVAAKLLEAFAHPLELDAGQEVVISPSIGISLYPDHGQVPTDLLKYADTAMYQAKEAGRNTYKVYTSDMDAAARRRATIIGALRKGLERGEFRLVFQPKMALADSRIVGVEALIRWRSEDLGEVSPALFIPLAEEAGLIIDIGDFVLDRACATLAAWRDHGIRDVVMAVNVSVLQLLRGELTRRLCDILAEHDIVPNQIELELTESTIMENAEQSVRTLNELKSVGVSLAIDDFGTGYSSLAYLKRLPIDTLKIDKEFVGDITSDPDDEAITATIITMAHSLGLNVIAEGVETSEQLDYLREQGCDEIQGNLLSLPLPAERCLEFLTARRTGTTTASQASGAPAGQ